The Pseudopipra pipra isolate bDixPip1 chromosome Z, bDixPip1.hap1, whole genome shotgun sequence nucleotide sequence tTTAACAGTTATGAGTGTAAGAGTTATGTTGTGTTTCTGCGTGCAAGCTGGGTGTAGTGGACAGAAAACACTTGTACCAGTATGGCTTGTTTTATTGAGTGTATCTGATTCATGATGTGCCTGCTTTAAGTGCTtactttgctatttttttccaactGTTTCATTGTTTAATAggattttttaatgaacagaGGAAAGCTATAACGAAAGTACTGAAACATAAGTCCTTAGGTATATAAGGCATAAACTAAGGAGTAGAGTAAAATTTATCTTTGCTTCTACCAAGAATGTATTTTTGGTTCTCCTAATCTATTAGTCTGTGTTTGGCTTGGTAAAATAGAGCTTATAAGTTAGTGTATCAATCTGTTaatcacattaaaaatgtataattgAATTTACAGCAAGCTTTCCATTCTTCCAGAAAATAATGATTAAGGAAGTATAGAATAGCATTTGCAATGCTGAATGTGAAGTAGTCTCCTTAGAAGATGTGCAGATTCTTTGGCTACTTATGCATTGTTCTCTAATACATCCCACTGTGCTGCATGGGTCCAGAGCTCTAGATACAGCACAGGTCAATTGGTGTGATTTAAGAACAAATCTTGGATAAGACCATTATGTTATGTAAGACTGATTGAAAGGAGGACATGAAAGACCAGGGAGGATGTGAAAGAAGGCATATGAATCACAGTAAAGTTACTTCTTTTTTGTCAGACTACACGCTTGATTTAACTATATAGTGGATATTTCTGGGCAAACTGCTCAGATGTGAATGTGTACACAGATACAAAGGCCAAGAAAATACACCAGCCTGCTTTTGCTTAAtttctatttcccttttttctacTTGTAACCTTTTTTGACTGAGATCAACGCACTGGGATAGTCTGTTTTTGTTCAAAGTGCTATGAAAGGGGTACCtcctttgaaaaatatttatttcaaccCCCGTAACAGGACGTGTTGCTACGAATATGAGTTCTAAGTGTGTGATGGGCTTGTCAGTTTACCGACAAGTGCGTAGTCTTGGTTTTGGAAATTAGACTGTTTTGCTATTTAAAAGCTTGTTTGTCTTTCCCCTTCTCATAGACTGAAAGGCTTAGCTGCCCTTGAGAGGAAGCACTCCCTATtacagagggagctgggagttgtGAGAGAGACACTGGAGCAACCACAGCTTCAGAGGGATCTGCTGAGAGatagagaagagaaggaggagtTTGGCCTGGAACTGCTGAAGGTATGGTCACCTTCTTCCTAGGCAGCACTTGTGGGAGAAGAAGTTGTGGTAGCCAGACCACCACAGATGGATGGTGTTTGGGGCAGTAGAAGACGGGGACAATGTTGTTCTCCTTCTTGGAAAATGGCAATCCAACTACACAGGTTCCCTGGGGTGGTTAGTGTCCACGAGCTTATTGGGAGCACTGAGCTGAGAGTACGTCAGAGACACACTGGGGATGTGGAGTTGCTCCTTGAAGTCAGGGATTTTGCTGCCTTTGTTGTCATGCTGTTCTTTGGTCTCCTCAGGTGGAGCAGTCAGTAGCAGAGCTGACAGGGGCTCAGAGTCAGCTGAGCACAGAAATAGCAGATCTCCATCTTGCGGCAGTGAAGATGGGTGGCATCGGTGGGGCTCTTGCACTCGTTGTGTTCACCTGAACCAGCGTGTGCTGCAGGTGAGCGGAGCTGCCAAGGGACTTTCCGGCTGTTTGTCtacagctgcttctcctcctcagACCTCTTGCCTTCTGGCAGCATGACTGACTGACTATGGCaatgttcctttttttgtgaGAGCCAAACGTTCTTCATGGTAAATCTTCCTGTATTTGATTTCCTCCGTGCTTCCAAGTGTAGCTGGAGCAAGAGAAGGAAGTTCCATCAGCTGAAGTGGACAAGACGGAGAGAACAAAGATCCCTATGGCAAAGAAGATGAACTTGCGTGAAAGAGGAAACAAAGGGATCTGTGCAAAGAAGACCTacttggagcagctgctggaggaggcagaggagaaacAGGAGGAGCTGCGGGTGGATCTGCTGATCATGGCTGATGAGAAGGCAGAAATCCAAGAGCAACTccagaaagcagaggagaaacaggaggagctgtgggtggATCTGCTGATCATGGCTGACGAGAAGGCAGAACTCCAAGAGCAACTCTGGGAAAcagaggagaagcaggaggagctgcaggtggatctGATGATGATGgcagaggagaaggcagaaatgCAAGAGCAAGTCCATCAGGTGAGACCAAAAAGCTGGTGCATCCAGGTGGGCATCTGGCTTCTTGGCTCAGTGAAGCTGTATCTGTTGGACCGGGCAGTGCCCTTGTCAAAGGGCCATGTGGTAGTACTGGAGGTCAGAAGGCTTTTTTTACTCCTTTCTGCAGACCTGTGGATGGCTTGCATAGCTGTTCTGTAGTTCTCTGAGTCGTCCTCTGCTTCTACAGAGCCTTTCAGCGCACCTGTCAGCGTTGGCCTCCTTTTTGGCTTTTGATATGCTGCAAAGAGAAGATTGTGTTGTGCATGAATCTGTGGGGGGCTATTCTTTGCATGTGTGGCAAAAGAAACTCTGTAGTTCTGATGCCTATTTCCGAGGCAGAAAACAGGGCTGCCTGTCTCTGCTGATCCTTTTTATTGTGAAGTCTGCAACTTTGCATACTCCCTTTGCTTGACCCTAGAGAGAGTGACAAAGCTGCAAGTCCATGGCTGCTGTCTTGTACTGCTCAGAACAGGAAGGACATCTTGAAGTTTTTGAAATTGTATTTTAAGGCATACGTGCAACTTTGTGGCTGGAAAACAACCTTGCCCTAAAACCCACTGAGCAGACTGGGGCATAATAAGCTCCTAAATGCTTCTCCTCTCTaagttctgtgtgtgtataaGATGTACTTGGGCTATGAATAGCTTTGCTTTCTGCAATAACAGAATATCAGGGCCATTTCAGACCATAAATTCCTTGACATAAAAATACGCAAGAAAACATGTAGTACCCTCTGCAACCATTGCTGgtactttggtttttttgtctgaaCAAGTGGATTTTATTGAACAGATACAAGACTAACTTAACTGCAATTATCAATATGGCTTGTATTGCTTCACTGGCTGGTAAAGATAAATGAAACACATGCAGAAAGCCTAGACAGAATAGTCCAAAGACATATTTTGTCTTTGCTGTATCTGTAATGTGAGAAAAATCTCTTCTTCCAATTTATGAACTGGCAAAAACACGTGCAGGACAGGGAAACTTACAAGAAAGAATACTTCATTGCAGCGCTGGGTGCAGTCCCAAGCTACATGCCTGGAAAAAGCACCTCGAATTCAAAAACGCACGTCCCTTTGTACTCTTGGCCACCTAAGATGTTGAATATTCAACAGGTAACAGgtattttaccttaaaaggtaatttttcaaACTGGGGAGGGGTGTCGCCCTCCCGCCTGATTGGTTGATGACGTATCCCCCTGTACAGTACAGGGGGGTGTTTTGCATACAAAGACCTAccacatttttatatattgtatCCTACCTCTGCTGCAACATTCCCTTGGTGTCAAGCCCTGATGGGGCTCTTCCACCTTACAATCTTCGCGGGGCACCTAAATTCCTGTAGTCAAATGAgagataggaaaagaaaaaaatcccaacaccCCTGCTTTCTACTTAATTCtacttataataaaaccagactattttatttctcatagtaACTGAGTGGTCTTGGCATCTCACATGTCTAATAGCCATGAACTTAAAATTCTGGTGAACTGAAACTTCTGTTGAACTGATAAACAGTTATTCCTGCTGGGTGCTCTACACAGCAGGTCTGAATTTCCCTTGTTTAACCAACAAGAGTCAGATGGAAGATTATGGGCCTAACCTGGATGTCAGACCAAATCCAAAGCGAAGTCTTTCAGCTCATCAAACTCCAAGAAATTTAACACTTTATCTGCCGCCTAGGAAATCAAGTTACATATTCTTGGAATAAACTGCTTTTCCATGtcttagaatcatggaatcaattaggttggaagagacccttaatatcatcaggtccaacccttaacccagcactgccaagcccaccactaaatcatgtccgCAAGTGCTCTATGTCTAtctgcacatcttttaaatccctcctgGTGACTGCACCACTGCCTTGAGCAACTTGTCCCAGGACTTGACAACCCCTTTCAGTGAAGACGTTTTTCCTAGTATTcaatctaaacattttctagtgcaacttgaggccatttcctcttgtcctgtcacatgttacttgggagaagagaccaacctccacctCATAAGgttcccctgagcctccttttctccaggctgagccccctcagctccctcagctgctccagactctttcccagctccattgcccttcttgAACATGTTCtagcacctcagtgtcttgcTTGCTGTGAGGGGACAAAAACTGAACTCAGGattcgaggtgtggcctcaccagtgtcCTGATGATCACTGCCATGGTCCTGCTGGGCACACTATTCCTGACCCAAGCCAGGATGCCGTTGGCCTTCTtggcacctgggcacacactgaCTCATTTTCAGCCAGTGCAAACCAgcatccccaggtccttttctgctgggacCTTTCCAGACAGTCCAAACCGCCAAAGTCCAAACCTTTATTCTGAAACAACAGAGACTGAAGAAAGGAATCAAAATTCTTAGTGTCAAATtaatggagaaagaaataacGTTTGATTTAAAGGTTTCTACTTGCTCTTATTCTCAAACATTCCTTTCTCATCTGTTAGATGGAAATACATTTCTTGTCATACATCAAAAATCTTGGTGTTTTTTACATGTTCTTAAGTAAATAAACTCCTGAAAACCTCATGTGTTATATACTGTTCTATATGGTCATAAAAAACATTCAGATCTTCCACCACGTTCCTTAATTTTTCTACAGTGTGGAAAAGAACCTTGATAAAGATCCGAAAGCTTAGCTTTCTGTGGTTTGAAACAGTGATGTCATATAGACAGAAAGTATGGTATTATACTATTTGAAAATATGAAGCCTTCTACTACCTAAAAAATATGGTAAAATGGGAAGTATTAAATATTGATATAAAAACATAAGTTATACAACTTCAAGAACTAGGGATTTTAAAACATAATGGTATTTTATAATATTGTTCTTAAATGAAAGCATAGAAAAGAGTCATAGGCCTGATGGAAATGGTTTTACGATATTTtgacaaaagcagaagaaagaaataactaAGGAGTTTACAaaactgttaaaagaaaataaattgctttaagattcaagaataaaaaaatatttatggttGAATACTAAGCATTTGCTTTACTGGTACAGTTGGTGTATTTTTTATCATCTTTGATAATAATTTTTGTTcatctttgaaaaacaaattttggTTTAGTCCTTAACCCATCAAAGAACTTAATGCACTCAGACTATTTTAATGCCTAGAATTTAGCAGGATCGGGGctttcattcttttaaaaacGTAGATCTGTTCTTTTATAATCTAACCTATGTTTTACAAGACATTTATTTACAAGACACTTGTAAATTTCCCAGATATGAGTTTTATGAATTGGCTTGTTTGCATATCACATCACATATCTATTACTGTGTCATAATTTAGTTTCTTGGCTGGATTTTATGCATTACTTTGTAATCTGGagaattaactttttaaaacatgGAATTCCCCTTCCTAGTAGTTGGTGAATTTTAAAGTTATCTTCATAGGCAAAAAAAACCAGTGTTCTCCAAATGGCCTGTAGATAAGATGCAAAAATTTATGTGTCTGGATTAAATAACACTATGGCTATACAAGTAAAACactgtgttttgtttcctgCCAAGAAATGTTCTAAAATTACTTCTCTGCACTCTACATAATTTTCAAAGAACTTCTAAATTCAAGGTGATTTATTACCAAGTTAGAGAACATATACTTTCAAAGCGGCAAACAAAGTCTCAGAGACAATCATTCAGGGACTTTTACTGACATAGTTCTcaaaattttaaactttttatgctatttaaaaattagCATGAGTTCAACCAGAATAATTAACATGTAGACAAGTAGAAGAAATATTGTGCTGTgagttttctgttattttaaacaGCTATTTTTACATCTAATAAAACCTAAAAACATGTATGTCTCATTATCAAAAATATATTGAACCAACTGAAAAAGGCATATGCTTACAGTCCAAAGACAAACATAACAATTATGTGACAATTATTCCCTTCGAGTTGCCTTCAATATTGCCTAAggagattttattccaacaatTATCTCTTCTCAAATTTTATTAGAATGACTAAAATTACATCCCAGATAACAGTGGTATTTGAGTAGATGGACTTTCATCCATGAAATCTGTTTTTGGGGTTAGGTTGTCCATTTCTAGGTTACTTTGTGAATAAATGAGAAGAACATCAGAACTGGACAAAGAGGTCAGAACACAGCAGTTCTGGCAGAAAGCATGAACAGAAATTTCTAATCTGGACTCACCAGTTATCTGTCTCTTACTGGTCATTCTGTTAAAGAGTGCCTGACTCTGTGAGTCTGTACCTAGAAAGCTGTTTTTTGCAGGTGGACACCCGCAGGATCTGCTTTGAAGAAATACCTCTGAAAGAATGTAAATTTAGAGGCATTTATGAGATCAGGCTGGGCAGATATAGACCTAATGAACCTTAGGCTATTTCACTGCTGCAAGGTTTGCTTAAAATACTGATTGTCATGTAAGTACAGCATGACCAGTTCATGTTCCTTCCCAGAACTTGGGTTCTACTTTTCACATCAACCAAACATAAGGTaggtgtagtgggtttctgtggctgggttttggtaacCAGCGGGGAACTACAGGgatggcttctgttagaagctgctagaagctttcCCTGTCTTGTGGAGCCAATGCCATCCAGCTCAGGACGaacttcctgccactggccaaggccaagccaatcaggagtaatagcaacacctctgtgataacatatttaagaacagaagattgTTGTGCAGAAgcaattccagccagggaagagtggagtgagaacatgggaacaacaaagtagacaccaaggtcagtgcagaaggaggggcaggaggtgctccaggtgccagagctgaggcccctgcagcctgtggtgcagaccatggtggagcagctgtgcccctgcagcccatggaggagcccatgctggagcaggtggatgcgtgaaggaggctgtgacctcATGGGatgcccaggatggagcagggtcctgccggagacctgcagcccatggagagggaagcccacgctggagcaggtttttcccaagtaggacttgtggcccctgtgggggacccacactggtacagctcattcatgaaggaccgtaccccatggaggagtgactcatgggacagcagtttgggaaggactgctgcccaagggatggactcacgccagagaggtccatcaaggattgtctcccgtgggagggaccccacaggagcaggggaaggactcctctgtctgagcagcagcagaaacaacgactgaccataacccccattccctgtccccctgcaccactgggagggaggagggagaacatggaaggaggggtggggggaagatgtctttaagactgttttatttctcactctttggctcttatcctgttactaataaatataaatactatccccactttgagtctgttttgcccatgaaggtaatcagtaactgacctctcccagctgttacctcaactcatgaatccttagctggttatttttctctctcctctgtccagttgcagagggaaagtgagagagtggctttagtgggtacctggcatctggCCAGAGTCAACCCACTACCATAGTGTACTGGCACGGGCACCAATATTCCTATCAATCCAAGCACTACGAGGAAACTCATGTTTTGGCTAACTAGAGACTTTTAAATAGTGAGCAAAGTATATCTGATGTTGGTTTGATGTGATCTTGAGTCAAATTATCCACATGGACACATAttatgaacaaacaaaaaaaaacagctgtgaaaaaaatctgtctggaAATTATCAGCTTTAATCATCAGAAGAGAAAGATGCTGACAAAACACATTGTGAAGTTAGTGTGTAACATATACATTTACAAGACAGAGCAGGATCAGCTCTCATCAGTTTAGATGAGCTATTGCTTGATGTAGCAGACAGCTAGACTCTGTGTCTACCGTTACCTTAAGcgactgtggaaaaaaaaaagactccaggccaaGTTAGTATATAAGATAAAGAGAGTAGGCCTTTTAATTTCAGGCCTGAGGCCCAGGGAATACACATGATGCATGCACCATCAgacagtggttctatgattttgtaataaggtccatccaatcccagatctgTCCACCCTGGTTCTGCCCCCCACCACAGCCCTtcgggaattgggtctggggtctttgggaccccttcttcctcatcttcatcttcttcacagcacgCACAGTCTTTGGAGTTCCTCCagagttctgggcttgaaggtcgctgtgtctgtgtgatatcttctgATCCACGCCTTAGGGTGATTTTcctacaattctaccttgaaaagaagactaaacacgcTGATGgaatttagagggattgatatggAATGGGGTAACAGAGTTGGGTATGTGTAACTACTATGTTAAGAGTAAGGaatataatacagctacattaaaatctacattcactacacaagtactaaaatctacaaaagttaaaaaaccaaaaatctctGAGGCATCACTACTactaatttattattattattattattattacaaatgttatgttttactttgtttctatTATTAAACTTTTCTTACCTCAAACTAGGAGTTTCaccttttggggtttttttcccctgattctcttctccatcctattgggagagggagggggaagtgAGCAAGGCACTGCATGGTGCATTGGTTGGGGTTAAACCATaacatacataaaaataaaagtatgtgTTACAAGTACAAATGTACCATACTCAGGTCCCTGCTTATGCCAATGTCtattaatatttcaaaattgcTGGTACCTTTTATGCCAAGCTTGATTCTTTTTGTGATACAAATTGATGTAGTTTCAGTGAAGACACACCAAGTTGCAACATGGGTTAAAAATGTAATCAAACTACATTTACCAAAAATGATTAAATACTCAGATACCTTCTGCATCATACAATTTCCAGTACTTCTTTCAGGAGTTAAGTTGAAAAACTTTGCCACTCCAGGATCAAAGAACATCAGCCTCAtttattgtaaaaaaattatatgtgAATGAGCAGTATTAAAAGTGAAGAGGAAATCTCCACAAAGGCTTCAAAACTTTAGAAATTTTTCAATCATATTTATGGGCACAGtgtctttcaaaattaaaaggcaaaaattcAAAGCATCCAGCTAAGTCCTTACCAAACCACTAGGAATAGGAGAAGACAAAGAGGattagaaaacaagaaagatgTTGTATGGATGAAAATGGAGCAGATAAGGAAGttgttttttctggaaaacaattAAATTCTGAAACAAATGTAAAAAGTTATAAGAGGCATGCATGTTTCTCGTTAAAGCTGACAAACTTTAAATGTTGGTGTAGAGTCATGGCGGTCGATAAAGACACAAAGAGTTTAGTTGTGTGCAGAAAAGATGTCtaactttattttctcatctgcCTTTTTATACCCCTTGCTAGCAGCAAGCAGTAACCTTATTTTAGGTAAGCAAGCAACAGTGTTTTCATTGGCTAGGATCTATTGGTGATACATTTGGCAAAGCTCAAGGCCTTATTGCAGTTCCCATATCCTAGGCTTACCAACTTTACAGcctgcctttgttttctccattaGGGCTGCGTACTGACTTCCTCATCATCAAGGATACACCCGAAAGCTTGCCCAGTCAGTATCTTCATCCTGGGAACTAATAGACTTGCTATTAACCCCTgcatttaaattgtttttcgTTAAAGTTAACATGACAGTCCTGTCATAAGTGTAACCTCTATATGCACAATCACTGCCTCTGGCTCAGGTTTTTGAAAACAAGAGTCAAAACAGGACTGCCATGaataagaaaaatgcatttttaagctCATGGGAGAAACTTGTGGCGAACATTTCTTTGAACAATTTAGGAAgagattcttccctgtgagggtggtgaggcactggcacagattgcccagacAATCCATGGATGCTCCGtcccttgaagtgttcaaggccaggttggatggagcttggagcaacctgatctagtggaagatgcCTCTGtgcatggcagggggttggattAAATGATCtctaaaggtcccttccaacccaaaccattctgtgattctatgattctagatTAGCATAGGAGAGAGTTAATTCCCAGAAGCAGCAGTGCAGCATCATGGTGgagaaaggacagaagctgAGAGGGGCTATCAACAGAAGGTAGatttttcaaagagaagaaaggacTAATCTAAAAGGTgccagaaatggaaaagaaaagaatggctaaaaaagaggggggggtagggggggtAGGGGCGGAATGTAAACTGGGGAAACCACCAATTCCATCTTTAAAATTCCGG carries:
- the LOC135406553 gene encoding ciliary rootlet coiled-coil protein 2-like, producing the protein MAKKMNLRERGNKGICAKKTYLEQLLEEAEEKQEELRVDLLIMADEKAEIQEQLQKAEEKQEELWVDLLIMADEKAELQEQLWETEEKQEELQVDLMMMAEEKAEMQEQVHQVRPKSWCIQVGIWLLGSVKLYLLDRAVPLSKGHVVVLEVRRLFLLLSADLWMACIAVL